A genomic stretch from Spirochaetota bacterium includes:
- a CDS encoding ATP-binding protein, whose translation MRRFSEISIKAKLQWIIILTSIIVLCIAYAMFAVHDLITFRSKMIENLSILAEVIGANSAAPLIFNDKKAAEETLEALKADPHIISAYIYNIEGKLFAKYYRDKSKSDPSSEPDLSKNISSPQKIVDTYYFFQDNLDLSKRIILDGDAIGVIYLRSDLHALYSRLNLYFVIGGIMLLVSILIAYLLSAKFQKVISKPILYLTQTMKTVSENKIYTIRAEKRNDDEVGVLIDGFNEMLEQIQVRDEELGKNRDELEKQVAQRTEELMNSNKNLEQAVYELKRAKDVAEAANHAKSQFLANMSHELRTPLNHIIGFTELVVDKKFGDLNDIQTEYLGDVLQSSNHLLSLINDILDLSKVEAGKLELEPTEIKIDKLLENSIIMVKEKALKHRLMLSSNTDGIPDYINADERKLKQIIYNLLSNAVKFTPDGGSVSLIARHLTYTDGNFITQEGKKITLSMPNNGIDVNGGNFIQISVIDTGIGIKEEDLDRIFDPFEQVDGSFTRNYQGTGLGLPLSKRLVELHNGRIWAESKGEGEGSCFTFIIPI comes from the coding sequence ATGCGCAGATTCAGCGAGATATCTATCAAAGCTAAGCTTCAATGGATCATTATACTTACGAGCATCATCGTTTTATGCATAGCCTATGCAATGTTTGCTGTACATGATTTGATCACCTTTAGAAGTAAAATGATAGAAAATCTTTCAATCCTGGCTGAGGTTATCGGAGCCAATAGCGCAGCTCCTCTGATCTTTAATGATAAAAAAGCTGCTGAAGAGACTCTTGAAGCGCTAAAAGCTGATCCTCATATCATCTCTGCCTATATCTATAATATAGAAGGCAAGTTATTTGCCAAATATTATAGAGACAAATCAAAATCAGATCCTTCAAGTGAACCTGATCTAAGCAAAAATATATCTTCGCCCCAAAAGATCGTAGATACATATTATTTTTTTCAAGATAACCTGGATCTATCAAAACGAATTATACTTGATGGTGATGCCATAGGTGTTATTTATCTGCGATCTGATCTGCATGCACTTTATTCGCGCCTTAATTTATACTTTGTTATCGGCGGTATCATGTTGTTAGTATCCATACTAATAGCTTATCTGTTGTCTGCAAAATTTCAAAAGGTTATCTCAAAACCCATATTATATCTTACTCAGACAATGAAAACCGTATCTGAAAATAAAATATATACCATACGCGCAGAAAAGCGGAACGATGACGAGGTTGGCGTGCTTATTGATGGATTTAATGAAATGCTGGAGCAGATTCAGGTGCGCGATGAAGAACTTGGGAAAAACAGAGATGAGCTTGAAAAACAGGTAGCACAGCGTACCGAAGAACTCATGAATAGCAACAAAAATCTAGAACAGGCTGTGTATGAATTAAAGAGGGCTAAGGACGTGGCCGAGGCCGCAAACCACGCCAAATCGCAGTTTTTGGCCAACATGAGTCATGAACTTCGCACCCCATTAAATCATATTATTGGATTTACAGAGTTGGTTGTGGATAAAAAATTCGGTGATCTGAATGATATACAGACAGAATATTTAGGCGATGTGCTTCAAAGCAGCAATCACCTCCTCTCACTGATCAATGACATACTGGACCTCTCCAAAGTTGAGGCAGGGAAACTGGAACTGGAACCAACAGAAATTAAGATAGATAAGCTTTTAGAAAACAGCATTATAATGGTTAAGGAAAAGGCTTTAAAACATAGATTGATGCTTTCATCAAACACTGACGGCATCCCAGATTATATTAATGCTGATGAGCGCAAATTGAAACAGATAATCTATAATCTCCTATCCAATGCAGTCAAATTTACTCCGGATGGGGGATCGGTATCCCTAATTGCTCGACATCTAACATATACGGATGGGAATTTTATAACACAGGAAGGGAAGAAGATTACTTTATCAATGCCGAATAATGGTATAGATGTTAATGGAGGGAATTTTATACAAATATCCGTCATTGACACTGGTATTGGCATAAAGGAAGAGGATCTGGATAGAATATTCGATCCCTTTGAGCAGGTGGATGGATCATTTACTCGCAATTATCAAGGTACAGGTTTAGGACTACCGCTAAGCAAGAGACTTGTCGAATTACATAATGGAAGAATATGGGCGGAGAGTAAGGGAGAGGGAGAAGGGAGTTGCTTCACTTTTATAATCCCTATTTAG
- a CDS encoding YfiR family protein, which produces MKGKPFRFITLIIICILTLNLQALYARSPSYNEYLVKAAFLYNIAKFIDWSPKAFKNDQSDIVLHIIGEDTFGNAINSIRGKTINGRKLVIKRSRSLQEFEKCHILFISKSEKDNLEPIFAKLQGLEVLTISDMSNFTRYGGIINLKTIKGKIHIEINVLRSELAGIKISSRLLKLARIVKY; this is translated from the coding sequence ATGAAGGGCAAACCTTTTCGTTTTATTACTTTAATTATAATATGCATCTTAACGCTTAATCTTCAAGCACTATACGCTCGTTCTCCTTCATACAATGAGTATCTTGTCAAGGCGGCTTTTTTATATAATATTGCCAAGTTTATCGATTGGTCGCCGAAGGCTTTTAAGAATGACCAATCTGATATCGTCCTTCATATAATCGGGGAAGATACTTTTGGAAACGCCATAAATTCCATTAGGGGCAAAACCATCAATGGTAGAAAACTTGTAATCAAACGTAGCAGAAGTCTCCAAGAATTTGAAAAATGCCACATTCTTTTTATAAGCAAATCCGAGAAAGACAACCTGGAACCGATCTTTGCCAAACTACAGGGTCTTGAAGTATTGACAATCAGTGACATGAGTAATTTCACAAGATATGGCGGAATCATAAATCTTAAAACCATAAAGGGCAAGATACATATTGAGATCAATGTTTTAAGATCTGAGCTTGCAGGGATAAAAATCAGCTCAAGACTATTGAAATTAGCACGTATCGTAAAGTATTAG
- a CDS encoding diguanylate cyclase, which translates to MDKQLMIDYEKEIDAPLTDSLTGLFTHGFFQMSLEREINRADRYGESFALALIDVDSFASYNKRYGHVKGDQVLKEIASIIMNNIRLADLAAKYSGDVFAVILTKSDNQSALVSMERIRHAVEMLSKETPTVSMGLVSFPHNAKNRESLLKKADEILLRAKLKGKNRIEFLDDEEKIIDHEKSRILVVDDDPKNLKLQEALLLSLDYDVIKASCGEDALSTIKRAEIDLVLLDIMMPGMDGYEVCRRLKEDEHTRLIPVVMLTALDDIESRVKGIEAGTDDFITKPPNKLELLTRIKSLINVKSLNKNLIDIENVLFSLANAVEAKDPYTQGHIQRVSNMTEALGKKMGLPKKETAALRLGGILHDIGKIVIPDKILKKTCPLTPDEWKVIKSHPDAGYKICLPLKENLGSALYAVQYHHEKLDGSGYPDGLKGDEIPIVARIMAVVDIYDAMFSDRPYHKAVPKEKALTVLREEAEYGKLDKEIVEQFIKMVE; encoded by the coding sequence ATGGATAAGCAATTAATGATAGATTATGAAAAAGAAATTGACGCTCCGCTTACTGATAGCCTTACCGGACTGTTTACTCATGGATTTTTTCAAATGTCATTAGAGCGTGAAATAAACAGGGCTGACCGTTATGGTGAATCATTCGCTTTAGCGCTGATAGATGTCGATTCCTTTGCCAGCTACAACAAGCGTTATGGACATGTGAAAGGGGATCAAGTATTAAAAGAGATAGCCTCAATCATCATGAACAACATTCGTCTGGCTGACCTTGCAGCGAAATATTCTGGAGATGTTTTTGCCGTTATCCTCACTAAATCTGATAACCAGTCTGCATTAGTATCAATGGAGAGGATCAGACATGCTGTGGAAATGCTTTCAAAAGAAACGCCAACTGTTAGCATGGGTCTGGTTTCCTTTCCCCATAATGCCAAAAACAGGGAAAGCCTACTCAAGAAGGCTGATGAGATTTTGTTAAGAGCCAAGCTAAAGGGCAAGAACAGAATCGAGTTTTTAGATGATGAAGAAAAAATTATTGATCATGAAAAATCACGGATATTGGTAGTTGATGATGATCCAAAAAACTTAAAACTCCAGGAAGCATTACTTTTATCATTGGATTATGATGTAATCAAGGCATCCTGTGGCGAAGATGCTCTATCAACTATTAAAAGGGCGGAAATTGATCTGGTTTTGCTGGATATTATGATGCCTGGTATGGATGGTTATGAGGTATGTCGCCGTTTAAAGGAGGATGAACACACTCGGCTGATTCCAGTAGTTATGCTGACAGCCTTAGACGACATAGAGTCAAGGGTTAAGGGTATTGAGGCCGGAACCGATGATTTTATCACCAAACCACCCAACAAATTGGAGCTTTTAACGCGTATTAAATCCTTGATAAATGTAAAATCCCTCAATAAAAATCTAATCGACATAGAAAACGTTCTCTTCTCTCTTGCAAACGCTGTTGAGGCCAAGGATCCCTATACCCAGGGACATATACAGAGGGTATCAAATATGACGGAGGCACTTGGTAAAAAGATGGGTCTACCAAAGAAAGAGACCGCGGCTCTAAGACTTGGAGGAATCCTGCATGATATAGGCAAGATAGTGATACCTGATAAAATCTTGAAAAAGACCTGTCCCTTAACTCCAGATGAATGGAAGGTTATAAAATCTCATCCTGATGCAGGTTATAAGATTTGCCTACCATTAAAAGAGAATTTGGGATCAGCCTTATATGCAGTTCAGTATCATCATGAAAAGCTGGATGGTTCAGGTTATCCCGATGGATTGAAGGGGGATGAAATTCCTATTGTAGCCAGGATTATGGCAGTAGTGGATATATATGATGCTATGTTCTCGGACAGACCCTATCATAAAGCAGTACCTAAGGAAAAGGCCTTAACTGTTCTTCGCGAGGAAGCTGAGTATGGAAAGTTAGATAAAGAGATTGTTGAGCAATTTATAAAAATGGTGGAATAA
- a CDS encoding VWA domain-containing protein, translated as MHHKFVTFPFAAIIGHDLMKKGLLVNAIDTSISGILIKGDKGTGKSTAVRALAKLLPKIDIVKDCAFRCHPGDLRLMCQACQDKYKKNGGLVSIKKKMEVIDMPLSATEDVVVGTIDIKNILSDGIKSLEPGILARANRNILYIDEVNLLEDHLVNILLDASAMGVNIVEREGVSLYHPSRFILIGTMNPEEGELRPQLLDRFGLCVEMNALTSSDQRLEVIKRRSEFDSDPWRFEERFREEEDALRKEIVDVQSLFNKVDISHEMLEKIVKITTHLGIKTHRADIVMEKTSRALAALDNRDFVSEQDINEAALLSLPHRMHEHPFDKSKAPTKETLETFLNSKSKDEIFDFERDAKLKNDVLNINSNNIVKGRHSSKAQGGNGLYIRARESKNPQSLAIDATIRKSVKDTGKLQVRSDHLMEKVRTSNGKALYIILLDSSSSMRMERKIGFAKTLAWNILRESYKKKDKLSLFAFRNEDSKMLVPPTTDVSKVEKALEELPIGGKTPLTTALYKAFQMSMKENDTSTTVILISDGKGNIFIKNSIEEDIAFLSTLAKGTNFIIVNSEIKNRSIGILEDMGRTLNGKHFYLEDVI; from the coding sequence ATGCATCATAAATTTGTCACATTCCCGTTTGCTGCGATCATTGGTCATGATTTGATGAAAAAAGGTCTGCTGGTTAATGCAATAGATACAAGTATAAGCGGAATACTTATTAAAGGAGATAAGGGCACAGGAAAATCTACTGCTGTAAGAGCGCTTGCTAAGCTGCTGCCGAAGATAGATATTGTCAAGGATTGCGCATTCAGGTGTCATCCAGGGGATTTAAGGCTCATGTGTCAAGCGTGTCAGGATAAATATAAAAAAAATGGGGGGCTGGTATCAATAAAAAAGAAGATGGAGGTTATTGATATGCCCTTATCCGCTACTGAGGATGTAGTTGTCGGCACAATTGATATAAAGAATATACTAAGCGACGGCATAAAGTCATTGGAACCAGGCATACTTGCCAGGGCCAACAGGAACATTCTCTATATAGATGAGGTAAACCTGCTTGAGGATCATCTTGTAAATATCCTTTTAGATGCATCCGCAATGGGCGTAAATATTGTTGAGAGAGAGGGGGTATCCCTTTATCACCCGTCGCGCTTTATTCTTATTGGCACAATGAACCCTGAAGAAGGGGAATTAAGACCGCAGCTTCTGGATAGATTTGGCCTATGTGTGGAGATGAATGCGCTCACATCCAGCGACCAACGGCTTGAAGTGATTAAGCGGCGGAGTGAGTTCGATTCAGATCCATGGAGATTTGAGGAGAGATTCCGTGAAGAAGAGGATGCTCTTAGAAAAGAGATTGTAGATGTTCAATCACTTTTCAATAAGGTAGATATTTCTCATGAGATGCTGGAAAAGATAGTTAAAATAACCACACATCTTGGGATTAAGACGCACCGCGCTGATATTGTGATGGAAAAGACATCCAGGGCTCTTGCTGCTCTTGATAATAGAGATTTTGTGAGCGAACAAGATATCAATGAAGCAGCCCTTCTATCACTTCCCCACAGAATGCATGAACACCCTTTTGATAAGAGCAAGGCTCCGACAAAAGAGACTCTTGAGACATTTTTAAACTCAAAAAGCAAGGATGAGATTTTTGACTTTGAAAGAGATGCTAAGCTCAAAAATGATGTGCTTAATATTAACTCAAATAACATAGTTAAAGGGAGACATTCTTCAAAGGCTCAAGGCGGCAATGGACTATACATCAGGGCAAGAGAGAGCAAAAACCCCCAGAGCCTGGCAATTGATGCCACCATAAGAAAGTCTGTAAAAGATACAGGCAAGCTTCAAGTGAGAAGCGATCATCTGATGGAGAAGGTAAGAACAAGCAACGGGAAGGCCCTCTACATTATTCTGCTGGATTCATCCTCCTCTATGAGAATGGAGAGGAAGATAGGATTCGCAAAAACACTGGCCTGGAATATACTAAGGGAATCATATAAAAAAAAGGATAAACTATCGCTCTTTGCATTCCGTAACGAGGATAGCAAAATGTTGGTCCCTCCAACTACGGATGTATCCAAAGTGGAAAAGGCCCTGGAGGAACTCCCAATCGGCGGGAAAACACCACTTACCACTGCGCTCTATAAAGCATTTCAAATGTCCATGAAGGAAAACGACACAAGCACCACTGTGATATTGATATCTGACGGCAAGGGGAATATTTTTATAAAAAACAGCATTGAAGAAGACATCGCCTTTTTATCGACTTTAGCAAAGGGCACAAATTTTATAATAGTTAATTCTGAAATCAAAAACAGGAGTATTGGTATTCTTGAGGATATGGGAAGAACTCTGAATGGAAAGCATTTTTATCTTGAGGATGTAATATGA
- a CDS encoding TonB-dependent receptor, whose amino-acid sequence MRIISFIGKKHSQLITTVGLYSILVLISMYSSRMSISWAQDLSQMEELNSDLTEMSLEELMNINITSVSKRPQKISEAPAAIFVITQEDIRRSGVTSIPEALRMVPGLEVARVDASKWAISSRGFNGRFASKLLVLIDGRSVYSPLYSGVYWELQDTLLEDVERIEVIRGPGASLWGANAVNGVINIITKRSQDTQDILIYGGLGTEDRGLGGVRFGGKIGEDFYYRVFSKYYNRDASVDSDGNEASDDWDFVIGGFQMEWMLSDNDTFTLQGDVSRSNSMERGVMASLTPPYTNIVDQEVDFYGFNILTRWRHVLSDSIDYELQMYYDLSDRHSDVLDEFRDTFDLDFQCRIELGKRHEIVWGLGYRFLHDKMGNSFTITLDPESRKDNLFSAFVQDDITIVEDLLRFTLGSKFEYNDYTGIEIQPNARLLLTPDDNNWIWASASRAVRTPSRSEHDIKVTQSVLPPDELYTGAPVTAISMIGDSDFESEKLYAYEIGYRIQPLHVLAFDAAGFYNVYDDLRTVEPSMFYYIEPLPAPQHLVVPYFIGNKMKGETYGAELAVDWQAFDWWRLKTAYTYLIMHLELDNSSLDTISKAGAGESPHHQLSIRSFIDLPKNIEFDLWLRFVDELPSQDVDRYITMDARLGWIPIENIEISITGQNLLENRHIEYKQELYLTTPTEIERSVYGKIICRF is encoded by the coding sequence ATGAGGATTATTTCATTTATTGGGAAAAAACATTCGCAACTGATAACTACTGTAGGGCTCTATTCAATCCTAGTACTTATCTCAATGTATTCGTCAAGAATGTCAATCTCCTGGGCTCAAGATCTTTCGCAAATGGAGGAGTTGAATTCTGATCTTACTGAAATGAGTCTCGAGGAACTGATGAATATAAATATTACATCGGTTTCGAAAAGGCCCCAGAAGATATCCGAGGCTCCAGCAGCAATATTTGTAATTACCCAGGAAGACATTAGGCGCTCAGGTGTTACGAGCATCCCGGAGGCGCTTCGCATGGTGCCTGGACTTGAAGTTGCGCGCGTTGACGCAAGCAAGTGGGCTATATCCTCCCGCGGATTTAACGGACGATTCGCTTCCAAACTTCTGGTCCTCATAGATGGTCGCAGCGTATATTCCCCTCTCTACTCTGGTGTATACTGGGAGCTTCAGGATACTCTATTGGAAGATGTGGAACGCATTGAGGTTATCCGTGGTCCAGGAGCATCCCTCTGGGGCGCTAATGCGGTCAATGGAGTAATTAACATAATCACAAAGAGATCCCAGGATACGCAGGATATTTTAATATATGGCGGACTTGGCACTGAGGATCGAGGTTTGGGAGGAGTTCGATTTGGCGGAAAAATAGGTGAAGATTTCTACTACCGGGTCTTCTCTAAATACTACAACAGGGACGCCTCTGTGGATAGTGATGGGAATGAAGCCTCTGATGATTGGGACTTTGTTATTGGGGGATTTCAAATGGAGTGGATGCTGTCAGACAATGATACTTTTACTCTTCAGGGGGATGTCTCCAGGAGCAACTCTATGGAGAGGGGGGTTATGGCCAGCCTAACACCTCCTTACACGAACATTGTTGATCAAGAGGTTGATTTTTATGGATTTAATATCCTGACACGTTGGAGGCATGTCCTCTCAGATTCTATTGATTATGAACTGCAGATGTATTATGACCTATCAGATCGACATAGTGATGTGTTAGATGAATTCCGTGATACATTTGACCTTGATTTTCAATGCCGGATAGAACTGGGCAAACGGCATGAAATTGTCTGGGGACTCGGTTACCGTTTCTTGCATGACAAGATGGGAAACAGCTTTACCATTACATTAGATCCGGAAAGCAGAAAAGATAATCTATTCAGCGCATTTGTACAGGATGATATTACCATTGTAGAGGATCTGTTGCGCTTTACCCTGGGTTCCAAGTTTGAGTATAATGATTATACTGGTATTGAAATTCAACCCAATGCTAGACTTCTGTTAACGCCTGATGATAACAACTGGATATGGGCTTCTGCATCACGCGCAGTAAGGACGCCCAGTCGAAGTGAGCATGACATAAAAGTTACTCAGTCTGTACTCCCACCGGATGAGTTGTATACCGGAGCGCCTGTTACTGCAATAAGCATGATTGGGGACTCTGATTTCGAATCTGAAAAGCTATATGCCTATGAAATCGGTTATCGAATTCAACCATTGCACGTTTTAGCCTTTGACGCGGCCGGCTTTTATAATGTGTATGATGATCTTAGAACTGTTGAACCTTCAATGTTCTATTATATTGAACCTTTGCCAGCACCTCAACATCTGGTCGTTCCCTATTTTATCGGCAACAAGATGAAGGGAGAGACCTATGGCGCAGAACTTGCCGTTGATTGGCAGGCTTTCGATTGGTGGCGCCTTAAGACTGCATACACATACCTTATAATGCATCTGGAACTGGATAACAGCAGTCTTGACACGATTTCTAAGGCAGGAGCAGGGGAAAGCCCTCATCATCAATTATCTATAAGATCATTCATTGATCTACCGAAAAATATAGAGTTCGATTTGTGGCTGCGCTTTGTGGATGAGCTTCCAAGTCAGGATGTGGATAGATACATTACAATGGATGCTCGTCTGGGTTGGATCCCAATTGAGAATATTGAAATATCCATTACTGGCCAGAACCTGCTTGAAAACCGTCATATAGAATACAAGCAAGAGCTTTATCTAACTACTCCAACAGAGATTGAGAGGAGCGTATATGGAAAGATCATATGTCGCTTTTAG